Proteins encoded within one genomic window of Festucalex cinctus isolate MCC-2025b chromosome 18, RoL_Fcin_1.0, whole genome shotgun sequence:
- the slc25a35 gene encoding solute carrier family 25 member 35 codes for MREDLARFSYGRGGERLVATACDEGQPGSLKNLLKPRRNPTPCLIMDFILSGVAACGACLVTNPLEVVKTRMQLQGELKSRGTYQIYYRNVFHAFYTIAKVDGLAGLQKGLVPGLWYQFFMNGVRLGSYAIIESSGYIHTDGRVSAPKTIIAGATAGVAGAVMGSPVYLVKTHLQSQSTASIAVGHQYKHQGMSHALVAIYREHGIQGLWRGASAAVPRVSVGSASQLSTFSAAKELVVDLQVFPKDSWLVALSAGMISSVAVVLAMTPFDVVSTRLYNQRVDQRGKGLLYKGFTDCFSKTLKKEGLTGLYKGLGASYFRIGPHTILSLFFWDELRKLYKPFR; via the exons atgcgcgaagaTTTAGCACGTTTCTCTTATGGACGCGGAGGAGAACGTCTCGTCGCCACCGCTTGCGATGAAGGGCAACCAGGTTCATTGAAGAACCTGCTCAAACCTCGTCGAAACCCCACTCCGTGTCTCATAATGGACTTTATCCTCAGTGGAGTGGCGGCGTGCGGAGCGTGTTTAGTGACCAACCCGCTGGAAGTGGTCAAGACGCGCATGCAGCTCCAAGGAGAGCTGAAAAGTCGGGGCACCTATCAGATTTATTACCGCAACGTCTTCCACGCTTTCTACACTATCGCGAAAGTGGACGGACTGGCCGGATTACAGAAAGGCCTCGTACCCGGACTGTGGTATCAGTTTTTTATGAACGGGGTCAGACTCGGCTCGTACGCGATAATCGAATCCTCTGGTTACATCCACACGGATGGGAGAGTCAGTGCACCGAAGACCATCATAGCTGGAGCTACGGCGGGGGTGGCTGGAGCTGTGATGGGCAGTCCTGTTTATTTG GTAAAGACTCATTTACAGAGTCAGTCTACTGCCTCCATTGCAGTGGGACACCAGTACAAACACCAG GGAATGTCCCATGCCCTGGTGGCAATCTATAGGGAACACGGCATTCAAGGACTGTGGAGGGGCGCCAGCGCTGCCGTGCCGAGGGTCAGCGTGGGGTCAGCGTCTCAACTGTCCACCTTCTCTGCTGCCAAAGAGCTGGTGGTTGATCTTCAG GTGTTTCCAAAGGACAGCTGGTTGGTGGCCCTGAGTGCCGGCATGATCAGCAGCGTGGCGGTGGTGCTGGCGATGACGCCTTTCGACGTGGTGAGCACGAGGCTCTACAACCAGCGTGTGGATCAGCGGGGAAAG GGCCTGCTTTATAAAGGGTTTACTGACTGCTTTTCAAAGACACTGAAAAAGGAAGGGCTTACAGGACTCTACAAAGGTTTGGGAGCCTCTTATTTTCGGATTGGTCCTCACACCATCCTTTCTTTGTTCTTTTGGGACGAACTGCGCAAATTGTACAAGCCGTTCAGATAA
- the LOC144006638 gene encoding mannose-P-dolichol utilization defect 1 protein-like, with amino-acid sequence MSTSLIKDFLVTHFMPEKCYVELFVNFNLYASCLTLVLNKIIRLWILLDIVFAQLLQLLKILWRRNAEGVSSASILLQLYASSGPVLFAMTHKFPLFAWGERLFLIVETTMILFLILHYRGDTVRGISFVLAYSGLTALLGSYAPAQVISAMQSSRLTAIIASNVLRARANYINGHTGQLSSTSVLLSCAASMGLIFVSLQDTGKSLATASYLMSACFSCILLIQVLCYGSNNNTAKKQD; translated from the exons ATGTCCACCTCTCTAATCAAAGACTTCCTAGTTACCCATTTCATGCCGGAGAAATGTTATGTGGAGCTTTTTGTCAACTTCAACTTATACG CGTCATGTTTGACGTTAGTCCTCAACAAAATCATCAGACTGTGGATTCTTTTGGACATAGTTTTTG CTCAGCTCTTGCAGCTGCTAAAGATTCTCTGGAGACGGAATGCGGAGGGCGTGAGTTCAGCTTCCATCCTACTGCAACTTTACGCCTCGTCTGGACCTGTCCTGTTCGCCATGACCCACAAGTTCCCACTTTT TGCCTGGGGTGAGAGGCTTTTCTTGATCGTGGAGACAACAATGATTCTTTTCCTCATCCTGCATTATCGGGGAGACACGGTTAGAG GAATTTCATTTGTGTTGGCTTATAGTGGCTTAACAGCCCTCCTTGGATCTTACGCACCTGCGCAAGTTATCTCAGCAATGCAGTCTTCCAGGTTGACAGCAATAATTGCAAGCAAT GTTCTCCGGGCAAGAGCTAACTATATTAATGGCCACACAGGTCAGCTCTCCTCTACGTCCGTTTTGCTATCATGTGCAGCCTCCATGGGCCTCATATTTGTTTCACTGCAG gacaCGGGAAAGTCTCTTGCCACAGCTAGCTACCTCATGTCGGCCTGCTTCAGCTGCATTTTGCTGATTCAGGTCCTCTGCTATGGGAGCAACAATaatactgcaaaaaaacaagactGA